Within the Phaseolus vulgaris cultivar G19833 chromosome 9, P. vulgaris v2.0, whole genome shotgun sequence genome, the region TTGTACCTTTTTTTGAACTGGTCACTTAATGCTCTTATTTTTCTAAACTTTCTTAGGCTTGGATCTTATAATTTCCACGAGTtcatcaacatttttttttatcttgacaTTGTTGAAATTGGCGTATATAGGAAACATGTTAACGATGGTTTTTTAGCAGGTCTTGGGAAAAATACTCcattaagtaattttttaatgGAACTTTACTGTATCTAAGAATTTGTAAAAAACATAGGATTCGCATATTCCCGTCATACTCAAAAATCAATAAACTCATTTCCTCCTTTCTATAGTGGTTTCTGAGCGTATATGTTGTTAAGTTCAAAATGTCTGACATCTCTCAGCCCCTCGATATTGTCAAGCACACTGTCAATTGACCATCAAGAAAAGTGTTAGGACATCCGTTGATTCTCATTGACATGGAGCACCATTTTCTATCATTATTCTCATTGAGgtcaaatttatgtttttttatcccTATCGTTTTGTTTTTGTCTCCAAATAATTATATTGTGTGTTGGGTTTACATACTGATCGCTAACGAGATCCGTTGATGACattttgttaatctttgcaaccTCATCATTCTGATTCTTGACTGTTTATTTTGAAATGTTATATATTGAGATAAAATTTATATCGGCTATTCATAAACATAGTTCTCGGTAATTTAATCTAATGCACTTTTTTTCGTTGTGGTCAATTTGAATCCCATTTGCTGAGCTGATCAATGTTTTAGTTCTTCCAAATCAAATGTGGAAAGCAAGTACCTGAGAAGATGATGCAACTCTGATGCATTTTTGGTTTGCCTCATTGTGTGTTTGTGTAAAATCTGGCTTGTTTTccgtattttgaatttttttgaatatGTTATATCGCGAATAATCAATTTAATCGATGTATTATGCGCAGTTAAGTCACAATATGTTCAAATTTTGTATGATTGCAGCCTGTGCTGTGTATTCGATTGAAGTATAGTTCCAGTAATTTTTAGTTATTACAGTTCTGTTAATGTGCTGTTGGATCCAATTACAGTGCTTTTAATGTTTAGAGTTATTACTCGTATCTATTGTAGGCTAAATTCATTCAGTAAAAGATTGACACTCCCAATCCCTCTTTTATGTTTTTCATATTCTTATTTAGGGGAATTGAGCAACCGACCAGTTGCGGACGATAATGCAATTGTGTCGCTCAATGTAAACATAATTGGGGTTGCTTTGCGTAATGTTTTTTAATGTAGCTGTTCACTTAGGCTTTAAAGATTTCTGAAAAAGATTAAATGCTTTTTCATAAATTAGTACATGGAGGCCAAAATTACGCATGTTAATCAAAGAACTAGTGATGTAAAAAAACATTAGTAGATAGTGAAGCTTACTGTTTTGTTTTCAAGGTCTCCATTAATTAGTCTCTTAAACAGATATCACTAAATTAATTTCTGCAACTAAATGAAAGGCATATATCATTAgtaaaaaaattcttaacaTAATACATATTAAGAACATTTTTACTCGTTTTAAAAATGTTATCTGCCAAGTCTTTTAATGGtgttgtaataaaatattttaatgttttaattatacTAGGTATATCGCATAAGCAACGCTTAAACGTtcctttataaatttataatcctgagttgaaataaaaaaaatacttgtaaCCTTGACAATAATCAATAAATTATCTTGTGTAAAAAAGTAATCAGGGCTACTAAGTGTTAACTATCAGTATTCCTTTGGAAAGTTTGATGTTGCAATTAAACAATGGTCTTAGATGGGTGTGAGATTTGTCGGGAGAGAAGAGAGTGAACTTGTGAGGTAGAGTATTCCTTTGGAAAGTTTGATGTTGCAATTAAACAATGGTCTTAGATGGGTGTGAGATTTGTCGGGGGAGAGAAGAGAGTGAACTTGTGAGGTAGAGGATgcatattgaaataaatttatgaagatgatttattaaagtttgttattgataaaatttataaattattttaaagatgtaaaatttaagtttataaatttatttttgttattaaaaaattaaaataataaattatgatatttttttttataattttgatttaattaaatttttataatatatagtatttataattattagtattttttaacaaaaaataaaataaaatatattttttatttatttaactaatataattattaagtatattagtatttataaaaataataaaaatgattatacatatttattattttatataattatatatatatatatattgttgatattataattttattttattattatttatatctatatgtttttattaatatttattaatagtataattaaatgattttattacataaatttatgtaatatttaatatattaatattttatattatatatataattttattaataattgcaCTATAGGTCGAATAGTTGAAAAGTTGAAAAATcgataataaaattgaaaactaaataaaaatgaataaatgattaaatagtaaaatattataGCAAAATCTATTAAATAGGTATAAGTAcgtttaatatgtttaataaataCAATGTACAATTCAATTGGATCTAAAGTCTAATAAAAAGTACTATAAATAGGTAATTAATTCAAGAAGTAAGTAGAATctaataattaactaaaatcagTTCTGATTATATCATCGGAGCCTCTTGCTAGTACATATTCGAGAGTTGATCAAAGGCCAACAGTTGATCCAGTCCAACTAGTGAGAATCCATAATCGATATCCAAACTCAAGTCCAAACTAATGAATAATGTAaccaataattaatattattaataacttaaataattaatatattttaaaatagtgtataatttaaatttaaatttaaatataatgatataatatatatatatatatatatatatatatatatatatatatataactcagTGAATGCAGGAAGGATGAGttaatttagggtttaggatttatattTAGTAAAATCAGACATCATTTCCATCTACTCGTCGGTCTTCATTTGTATGTCATCAATAGAACGAAAcacaacatattttttatattttccagTCGAAAGTGTGATGTTGCAATCGAGTGTATATGTTTGCTCGTGAAGTTGACATTAGAATATCTTTTCCaacattttatttctaaataattttagttCAAAATAACATGAAAGGTTAGTGACAAAAATGTCTActgtaaattttataattgctCGAGATGTGTTTGTATCCTTGTAATCACAATGGTACATAGtctaatacatttttttacatTTGTGGACATATTCTCACGAAACATTAAAGTTTTGGTAGGAATTACGAGTACAATTTTGATtattgaagataaaagataaagacatgAAGTTGAGGTTTTTAAAATCTGAGTAAGCATAGCCATAATTTTTATAGTATCTTTTTCTTAcgatttttctttatataatcatttaactcttttttttaattcacgCAAGTTAAAGCTAACTAAAGTAGGTTGGACTATAAACGTTAGAACCAAAGAATAAAATGGAGTAAAAAAGCACATTACAATCACtcagcaaaaaaaaaagtattatgtaaaaagaaaacaaattactGTCAATAAAAGAAGACTTGAATATcttgttatgattttttttacctttttctttctctttttattttattctctatgttagtatttgataaaaataagaTATGGATAACACCATGTTGATAACGGGACATGTGTCGACTTTGATGATTTATGTAATGCTAGGTAGTTAAGTAGTTATAAACGTCACATTTTATTATCTTCGGCCAAATGAATAACGCAACGTTATTTATTACATCATGCACTTTCAGCACTATAAAAATTACATCTCAGAAAGAGTGGTAGTTGTTGGAGTAAAAGAATACTGTGAAAATCCCCTGTACTGACAGAAAGGTGCCCAACTTTATAGGTACAACTTCATTTCACCTTtccatttaaatttatttcagAGGGTCCAACCGCTACAAAAAACCTTGCTTATAAATTTAACAagctaaacatttttaaaagatCACACTgcctaaataaattatattcgaTTTATccttttaatctattttaatcTTATTAGTGCATGTTAACCGGTCCACAGATTCACCCTCAGAGTAAAGGATAGCAATGTTATTTTCTTGAGAAGTGCTTGTAATGATCTTTCAAGCACGTTAATGTTCAGAAAAAATACAAGTTCAAAAAGTTATTAGAGAATTGAGTCACTAATATCACTTCATTTACTTGGAAGATAATATATGAAGTGATTActgactaaaaaaaataaatggcTTTGCCCACCATATATGCAAAATGTATTTGTCGGGCGTCAAAAACACTGAACAACAGGAATGCCGAACGTGATAACCAAACAAACATAATCAAATCACCTCATAATGATTGAATTTAAAACCTCAAATCCATGTTCAAAAATGTCAATAATACACAACCCCAAAAAACATATATTGTAGCATACACAAATACCAGTAACTAAGGAAAATGGTCCACAGACGCACAATTCCTACTCAAAAGTATCATCGTCGTCGTCTGGAAGGGGCTGACTAGCAGCTGCAGCAAGCTCAGCCTCATGTCTGCAAAAGTCACAAATTCATACATTATAAAAAATCTGAACAACTCTGGATGACCAAATACAATAAGAATACTTTCAGTTTGATCGATATGAAACAACTCGGAGGCTCTTAGTtcatagaaactaaaataacaCAGCCTACTAAAAACCTAATATAATACCCATGACGACAAACCATTAGGACATTTTTAAATTCAACATACAACCATGCAGTTCTATAAACCTATTTTATCATCCTAGAGAAGCCGTGACCAAGAACTACAGGTTGCTGATAAAGAATTAGTTTGCTAAAGGACAGGTAACTTACTGTTGTTGGGCTGCTAAATCAATTTGAACTTCGGGTGGAGCCAAAGCAGGAGATTCTACAAAGTGCAAGTTAGGATCTCTGCAAAATTGACACAAGTAGCAAAATTTTAGGAGAAATAAATTTAGAAGTTTGTAATTGTCTTATAATATGGACTGCAAATAAATCTAGCAGTTTTGGAGGTACCCTGCAAGTTTCCTAGCCAAGTACAAGAATGGCTTTTCAAAGTTATAGTTGCTCTTTGCAGATATCTCATAATACTGCAAATTCTTCTTTCTGTGAAAAGTAACCTGCTTGGCCTTCACTTGCCTATTCTTTACATCAACCTTGTTACCACAAAGAACAATTGGGATGTTCTCACAAACCCTAAAAAATCAATTGGGCAGAAAACGTCAATGATCTGATGTATACAGAACTCGTATGAAACTAATAAACAGGTTTTAACAAATTCATTTACGAACCGACAAAGATCACGGTGCCAGGTAGGGACATTTTTGTAAGTTAGCCGAGCAGTAACATCAAACATGATTATTGCACATTGCCCATGGATACTGCAATATAAAGAATATAAGGAACCGAGTTAAAAGCAGAGAAAGggatcaaaatatatataaagataagCTTAGGGGTTTTATAAATTTCCAATAAACATTTCCAAAAGAATAAATTAGAAATTTCTTACGTATCCAATTCATCCTATCCAATTCATCCTATAAAGATTAACAACACATGCAGAGCCAGGCAATTTTCACGCAAAAGCTTTAATagttatgataaaataaaattatggaaACAATGCCAACGGACAACAATATTAGTTCACAAGTAACAAATCTAACATTTAACACACATGCAGAAGTTATGATTGAAAGCATGTATGTAAGCACAACAAGATATAATAAATCATAATCTTCAGTCTTGCCTTGTCATACAATGTAGATATTCAAAACAATAACCCATGTAAGAAACAAGAAACACATAGATGATGAAAGCTCCCAACAACATGCAAACAGAAGAGATGCGTGCTATTTAATTCTAAGCATCAAACAGTATAACAACTCGTATTTCCCCTTTGGATTCAAATGATCACACAGGTCATCTACATGTAAACATTAGAATAACAAAGGGAGTCTGCGGTCTTGTTGCCAGTTcccgcaaaaaaaaaaaaaaaacttactaaTATCCATCCCTGAGACCACCAAACTTCTCTTGCCCGGCAGTATCCCAACAGTAGAAACGAATCTTTCCACAGTTCGTGAAAAAATCCAACGGATGAACCTCCACACCAATAGTGGCTGTTTGAGACAGAGCCATGACAACAAATAAGATGATAAACGCaaataaaatacaaacacaAAAACAAACTATGAGCATAAATCATTAACCACAAataataattgataaaaaaaaaaaaaagagaatctCACGTTCATATTTCTTCTCAAATTCACCGGTGAGATGCCTCTTCACGAAAGTGGTCTTTCCTGTAAAGATCCAACATCgtataataaaacaataaaactcATATTGATGATGAACAACTCGATACTGAAATTTTACTTTTAGAAATAAGGTAGATCGTTCCCCAAAAAAGAAAAACCAGACAAACAATACCAATTGCGAAATAAccaaaccctaaccctaaccctaacggtTTCAAATCAAGAAAGAATGAAAGTGGATCACCCTCAAGAAGCAAGAAGTAATTCACCTGTCCCACCGTCACCGACGATGACGAGCTTGAAACTTGGGTAGTCAACTGTTTGCTGATTTGGCAAAGCCTGCGATGAAAATATAATGTTAATCGAATGTGGagagaaaattgaaaaaaaaaaaaaaaacagaaagaaagaaagagaaccATGGTGAAAGCGGTGACTGAGAGAGGAGACAGAGAGAAATGAAAGCAAGGGTTTATAATAGTTCCCCTTTCTCACAAGAGAGTTCCTCTCAGCGTTAACCTCACGCACCTCTTCCACCTGGACTTTGCTTTTTCGgtcatatattattttttccatAAATGGGCCTcctaatataattaattacagGTATTGCATTGTGCAACCCCATACTTTTCAAGTTGCACCCTATAAAtactgaaaataaattattaccgTTTTTGCTGCTCCAGTTTTCAATTCTGCAATACAGTAACCTTTCATATAgtatattctaaaatattaaaacttattttttgaTACTTTAAATGGtactttataaaatataatttttatattttataatatatatttaaaatataacattcagaatatattttttaaaggtCAGTTTTATCACTTTGCCAAATTTTACTCGTTTGCCACCATATGGGTGTGCAACTTCAAAAAGCATGGGAATGCACCAACACTGCCCATTTTAGTATTAAATATcctttttataacatttttttttatactttggTTTTCTCTGCATTAAAGTAGAGATATACTctgtaataaaattattttatacttgaaaaacttactaaaattttaacaaataaattaataatataagatATTATGAGCAACAGGTCATGGGATAAAAAgttggagtttttttttatataaaccatttttttattgaataaaatatttttatagttaAATAAGATTTCTATTGAGAGTAAGAATTCATATTAAAATagttaacacaattttaaattgattagaTTCAATAAATTTATACCAGTTAATTTATGTgctattacaaaaaaaaaaaatcaaattttttgcTGATTAAAAAACTTTGAAAAAGAAGTTATATGAGAAGTACTGTACTTGTTTAAATGATTAAGGAGAGTTCATTGgtataatcaaaatataaaagtaaagtTTTTAATTGAACTCCCATTGACTGTACCATTTCAAATTTACTCTTTCATTCTcatgaaacatcaatattttttattacaaaatatataattttaaaaacaaaatttatattacaaaatgTACATCATAGAATACAAATGTACATTTTAGACTctaaaatccaaaatatatttccaGACACAGAATGAACGATTCAGATTTAATGTATTTGGAATTAtacttaatatattttgaattatccAACTTATATTGTATTTCTAAATCtagaaatgtattttaaaaggtaaaaaaaaatacattttacaaATATGAAATAGGAGAACACTTTTAAAATTTCACCATCCATGAAGGTGCACCTTCAAACTAGTGGGGGATGCAGAATAAATGGACAAGAAATAGGCAATGCATATCACTGCACCTAATTTCAAtggaaaagacaaaaataaccttaatgtattgtttgttttttatattaCGGATTTTCTTATCCgagcttttgatttttttttcggATTTTTAAACACAAAATGCTCTTCGgatatattttttgaatgtattatttttctattttgaaacaCAAAATGCTCTTCGgatattatttttttggaatgtattattttctattttgaattttcattttcgaaataaaagttatttttggaattttttaaattgtgttggGCGCATGTTTTTCGGGATGTACTATTTTCTATTTCGAATTTTCATTTTCGAAATAAAGgttatttttggatttttttaaattgtgaaatgttgggtgtaggaagaatttgcccaAGAAATAAACTTGTTTGAGTCCAGCTGAGCCCATCAAAGAAACTCATTGACACAAATTAAAAactacaataaaaacaactagcATAGAAAAATTAGTTTgaattaaaacttatttttccaaatttttattcttttaaaatttaacataaacatttgaagataaaataaaactttttaaGAAACAATATACATTTAGTTCTCCCTACttataaatttcaatttagTTAATGCcaatataaacaaattaaacacaactaattcttttttaCTAGCAATGCAAAAaaagacatatatatatatatatatgtatatatatatgtaggAAGGGATGGTACCCTAGTGCATCAAACTAGACaccaaaaaatgaaaatgaacaCAAAAAACAGGTTTCAGCTTTCACTGAGATATGTCTTCAGTGCTTATATAAGAAAATCTACACCACAAATTTCTCACTAATACAGTATTGATTTGACTTCTAGAATCCACTAAAATAGCCTCAGTTTTTCCTTATCAATAGACACCAACTActaaaatttcatttatatCAAATGTTCCCTTCCAAATCTTAATAcattttctattaaaatatCAGTGATACCGttattataaacaataaaaccAGAAACGTCTAATGTCAGGTTATCTTAACAGAGgaatcaaataaaaacaaaaatctaacttttaaaaaaaatgaccaATTTATTTTACACCAAATTAACTTCAATTATATTCTGTGAAAATCACATCCTTAATTCCTAGATGTGTAATTGAAAATATCCAACACGCACATCCTTGCATAATAAAAGATCAAaattttgttgaaacaaccagCTCACACCTTCGTAACACCCCTACATAGTAAAAATGagaattttactttaaaaacaAATTGTAATTTAAACAACGAAGTGTCAACACTACAACCCCTTAAAGGATTTGAAATAGCTTACAAAAACCAACATTTGTTCCATAAACACTCTAGTTCTCTACTCAAAAGTGTCATCATCATCGTCAGGAAGGGGCTGACTGGCAGCTGCAGCAAGCT harbors:
- the LOC137820053 gene encoding GTP-binding nuclear protein Ran-3; its protein translation is MALPNQQTVDYPSFKLVIVGDGGTGKTTFVKRHLTGEFEKKYEPTIGVEVHPLDFFTNCGKIRFYCWDTAGQEKFGGLRDGYYIHGQCAIIMFDVTARLTYKNVPTWHRDLCRVCENIPIVLCGNKVDVKNRQVKAKQVTFHRKKNLQYYEISAKSNYNFEKPFLYLARKLAGDPNLHFVESPALAPPEVQIDLAAQQQHEAELAAAASQPLPDDDDDTFE